The following proteins are co-located in the Deferribacter autotrophicus genome:
- a CDS encoding HNH endonuclease translates to MDNNFFIIEVDEKFVKKEKEKARQLRKKQWWKNKIAKGICHYCGKKVDPKELTMDHIVPIIRGGKSTKGNVVPACKECNNKKKYMLPIEWDEYLKKLKNNGEIDDR, encoded by the coding sequence ATGGACAACAATTTTTTTATAATTGAAGTTGATGAAAAATTCGTAAAAAAAGAGAAAGAAAAAGCAAGACAATTGCGTAAAAAGCAGTGGTGGAAAAACAAAATTGCAAAAGGTATATGTCACTACTGCGGAAAAAAGGTTGACCCTAAAGAACTTACAATGGACCACATAGTCCCTATTATAAGAGGTGGCAAAAGTACAAAAGGGAACGTAGTACCAGCATGCAAAGAATGCAACAATAAAAAGAAATACATGCTTCCCATTGAGTGGGATGAATATCTGAAAAAACTAAAAAATAATGGAGAGATAGATGACAGGTAA